Proteins from a single region of Methanotorris igneus Kol 5:
- a CDS encoding ABC transporter ATP-binding protein: MAKLELINITKKYITEKKEILAVDNVSLSVEENEFISIVGPSGCGKSTLLRIIAGLEKPTSGKVLLDGKEVKEPSAERGMVFQQYTLMPWRTVLKNVTFGLEIKKIPKEEQIKIAKKFIKMVGLEGFEDAYPYQLSGGMQQRVAIARTLANDPEIVLMDEPFGALDTQTRAILQNELLKIWQKEKKTVLFVTHSVDEAVYLSDRIVVMTARPGKIKKIIPIELKRPRDRTSIEFLEYKKKIVDELKDEVLKAMK; this comes from the coding sequence ATGGCAAAACTGGAGTTAATAAATATCACAAAAAAATACATTACAGAAAAAAAGGAGATCCTTGCCGTGGATAATGTAAGTTTGTCTGTAGAGGAAAATGAATTTATATCCATTGTAGGGCCGAGTGGTTGTGGTAAATCAACATTATTGAGGATTATAGCAGGATTAGAAAAGCCCACAAGTGGAAAAGTGCTGTTGGATGGGAAAGAAGTTAAGGAGCCAAGTGCTGAAAGGGGGATGGTGTTTCAGCAATACACACTAATGCCATGGAGAACAGTATTAAAAAATGTAACATTTGGTTTGGAAATTAAAAAAATTCCAAAGGAAGAGCAGATAAAAATTGCAAAGAAATTTATAAAGATGGTTGGATTAGAGGGCTTTGAGGATGCTTATCCATACCAACTTAGTGGAGGAATGCAGCAAAGGGTAGCGATAGCAAGGACTCTTGCAAATGATCCAGAAATTGTATTAATGGATGAACCTTTTGGAGCGTTGGATACACAAACGAGGGCAATACTTCAAAATGAACTTTTAAAGATCTGGCAAAAAGAGAAAAAAACTGTGCTTTTTGTTACACATAGTGTTGATGAGGCAGTGTATTTATCGGACAGGATTGTTGTAATGACTGCAAGACCTGGAAAAATAAAGAAAATAATACCCATTGAACTAAAAAGGCCAAGAGATAGAACAAGTATAGAGTTTTTGGAATACAAAAAGAAAATTGTTGATGAATTAAAGGATGAGGTTTTAAAAGCAATGAAATAA